In the genome of Cygnus olor isolate bCygOlo1 chromosome Z, bCygOlo1.pri.v2, whole genome shotgun sequence, one region contains:
- the SECISBP2 gene encoding selenocysteine insertion sequence-binding protein 2 isoform X6 — MSAERRPAPLRGAEGIKLSAEVKPFVPKHAAVTMAWAEPSAACVFPKYLTTCYPFVQEPSLDNAMGDPAFCEYSSSSYSPDVVSNMYLAGSHHPCNNSAHCNDSGIVSESAQQKYPIRQESKNLSKQRRSKEGEKKSDKKKHDGEESSVRIMNTTSFQSSACSRDSVKPDRFSKTASKKSTQTPKIESLPVPAFETTILDFHKSQSLGSSETLNVHHKNGPVCSAESNIMCLSQPQMSPLLNTKEDVSVENKAPSKTLKETVAGLIPSSFDGRAFPEASTDGSAQPHLSWAMVLSQPPKKTTLSSASEGLPRGKGKQDSQVKAETKTDANGTEPEEVSAKKKKKKKKKKKNKSPTDVEKTQNESTAIQEPPRIEDAEEFPDLAAASDRRNKSGSQKPPFIPAVTKQAEIHYPKEPWDSRSPTLDGTPKVDVLSGKQASSLPLERKKMQETSKNSGKKSQIPVQLDLGGMLAVLEQKQQTEKSKQSSKPVVFSVGGAIPLLSKEPATATKSHRLNQGKMPHNPLDSSAPLVKKGKQREVPKAKRPTPLKKIILKEREQRKQQHLLEQTAIPKDGDNCLSAENTTEGETLPQDSQAAVPVMQVAEGFLESTGIKESTESSMASKQLTSNLPKIHSRRFRDYCSQVLSKEVDSCVTDLLKELVRFQDRLYQKDPVKAKIKRRLVMGLREVLKHLRLKKLKCVIISPNCEKIQSKGGLDETLHNIIDCACEQNIPFVFALNRKALGRCVNKAVPVSVVGIFSYDGAQDHFHRMVQLTTEARKAYKDMIAALEEEAEGRLRETQLSIITTEHENSYLSDTGRTDSRDSEDVPNYIKIWRRKLEEEYNPYALELEKSATADVAVLNSEEHH, encoded by the exons ATGTCGGCGGAGAGGCGGCCGGCACCGCTGCGAGGCGCCGAG gGCATCAAGTTATCAGCAGAGGTCAAACCATTTGTCCCAAAACATGCAGCAGTAACCATGGCATGGGCAGAACCCTCAGCAGCATGTGTCTTTCCTAAGTACTTGACTACATGCTACCCGTTTGTTCAGGAACCATCTTTGGATAA TGCTATGGGAGATCCTGCATTCTGTGAATACTCCAGCAGCTCTTACTCACCTGATGTTGTTTCAAATATGTATCTAGCTGGCTCACACCATCCTTGTAACAACTCAGCACACTGTAATGATTCTGGCATAGTTAGTGAATCTGCCCAGCAAAAGTATCCAATCAGACAAGAAAGTAAGAATCTTTCAAAG CAGAGGAGATCAAAAGAGGGTGAGAAAAAATCAGACAAGAAGAAGCATGATGGAGAGGAGTCTTCTGTCAGAATCATGAACACGACTTCATTCCAGTCTTCTGCATGCAGCAGAGATTCCGTGAAGCCAG ACAGGTTCAGTAAAACTGCAAGCAAGAAGTCAACTCAAACTCCAAAAATAGAGTCTCTTCCTGTACCTGCGTTTGAAACTACTATTTTGGATTTCCACAAGTCACAGAGTTTGGGAAGCAGTGAGACATTGAATGTACATCATAAAAATGGACCAGTATGTTCAGCGGAAAGTAACATTATGTGCCTTAGTCAACCACAGATGTCTCCTTTGTTGAACACAAAG GAAGatgtttctgtggaaaacaaagccccatcaaaaactttaaaagaaacagtagCCGGCTTAATTCCCTCTTCATTTGATGGTAGAG caTTTCCTGAAGCATCTACAGATGGTTCTGCTCAGCCACATCTGTCTTGGGCTATGGTACTTTCACAGCCCCCGAAGAAAACTACGTTGTCATCAGCATCTGAAGGTCTTCCCAGAGGCAAAGGAAAGCAGGATAGTCAAGTAAAG gcagaaacaaaaactgatgCTAATGGAACTGAGCCTGAAGAAGTgtcagcaaagaagaaaaaaaagaaaaagaagaaaaagaaaaacaagtcacCCACTGATGTAGAAAAAACTCAGAATGAATCTACTGCAATACAAGAACCACCAAGGATTGAG gaTGCTGAGGAGTTTCCTGATCTGGCAGCTGCTTCTGATAGGAGAAACAAATCAGGATCTCAGAAACCACCATTTATTCCTGCTGTCACAAAGCAAGCTGAA ATCCATTACCCCAAAGAGCCTTGGGATAGTCGCTCTCCCACACTGGATGGGACTCCTAAAGTAGATGTATTGTCAGGGAAGCAGGCTTCATCTTTACcattagaaaggaagaaaatgcag GAAACATCCAAGAACAGTGGTAAGAAGAGTCAAATTCCTGTGCAACTGGATTTAGGTGGCATGCTGGCGGTCTTGGAGCAGAAACAGCAGACAGAGAAGTCAAAACAATCTTCTAAGCCTGTGGTGTTTTCAG TTGGTGGTGCCATACCATTGCTTTCTAAAGAACCTGCTACAGCCACAAAAAGTCACCGGTTAAATCAAGGAAAGATGCCTCATAACCCTTTGGATTCCAGCGCTCCTTTGGTAaagaaagggaagcagagagaagtCCCTAAAGCAAAGAGACCAACACCTCTTAAAAAG attattctgaaagaaagagagcagCGAAAACAGCAACACCTGCTAGAACAAACAGCAATACCAAAAGATGGAGATAATTGTCTGTCTGCAGAAAATACTACTGAAGGAGAAACACTTCCACAGGATAGTCAAGCAG CTGTTCCTGTAATGCAAGTTGCTGAAGGGTTTCTGGAGAGCACAGGGATCAAAGAGTCTACAGAAAGCTCTATGGCTTCAAAGCAGCTAACTTCTAATCTTCCAAAAATCCACAGTAGGAGATTTAGAGA TTATTGCAGCCAGGTACTTAGCAAAGAAGTTGACAGTTGTGTGACAGATCTCTTAAAAGAACTGGTTCGTTTCCAAGATCGTTTGTATCAGAAAGACCCAGTAAAGGCTAAGATAAAGCGCAGGCTTGTTATGGGGCTTAGAGAAGTTTTGAAACATCTGAGGCTGAAAAAACTGAAGTGTGTCATCATCTCTCCTAACTGCGAAAAGATTCAGTCAAAGG GTGGGTTGGATGAGACACTACATAACATTATCGACTGTGCCTGTGAGCAGAATATCCCATTTGTTTTTGCCCTTAATCGCAAGGCCCTAGGCCGTTGTGTGAACAAAGCAGTGCCTGTGAGTGTGGTGGGAATTTTTAGCTATGATGGGGCTCAG gACCATTTTCATAGAATGGTTCAGCTGACAACAGAGGCCAGGAAGGCCTACAAAGATATGATAGCTGCTTTGGaggaagaagctgaaggaaGACTAAGAGAAACTCAACTTAGCATCATAACCACTGAACATGAAAATAGTTACTTATCAGACACTGGTAGAACGGATTCCAGGGACTCTGAGGACGTACCAAATTATA TTAAAATCTGGAGGAGAAAGCTTGAAGAAGAGTATAACCCCTATGCGCTGGAACTGGAAAAGAGTGCAACTGCTGATGTGGCGGTACTGAATTCAGAAGAGCATCACTAA
- the SECISBP2 gene encoding selenocysteine insertion sequence-binding protein 2 isoform X5, translated as MSAERRPAPLRGAEGIKLSAEVKPFVPKHAAVTMAWAEPSAACVFPKYLTTCYPFVQEPSLDNAMGDPAFCEYSSSSYSPDVVSNMYLAGSHHPCNNSAHCNDSGIVSESAQQKYPIRQESKNLSKQRRSKEGEKKSDKKKHDGEESSVRIMNTTSFQSSACSRDSVKPDRFSKTASKKSTQTPKIESLPVPAFETTILDFHKSQSLGSSETLNVHHKNGPVCSAESNIMCLSQPQMSPLLNTKEDVSVENKAPSKTLKETVAGLIPSSFDGRAAFPEASTDGSAQPHLSWAMVLSQPPKKTTLSSASEGLPRGKGKQDSQVKAETKTDANGTEPEEVSAKKKKKKKKKKKNKSPTDVEKTQNESTAIQEPPRIEDAEEFPDLAAASDRRNKSGSQKPPFIPAVTKQAEIHYPKEPWDSRSPTLDGTPKVDVLSGKQASSLPLERKKMQETSKNSGKKSQIPVQLDLGGMLAVLEQKQQTEKSKQSSKPVVFSVGGAIPLLSKEPATATKSHRLNQGKMPHNPLDSSAPLVKKGKQREVPKAKRPTPLKKIILKEREQRKQQHLLEQTAIPKDGDNCLSAENTTEGETLPQDSQAAVPVMQVAEGFLESTGIKESTESSMASKQLTSNLPKIHSRRFRDYCSQVLSKEVDSCVTDLLKELVRFQDRLYQKDPVKAKIKRRLVMGLREVLKHLRLKKLKCVIISPNCEKIQSKGGLDETLHNIIDCACEQNIPFVFALNRKALGRCVNKAVPVSVVGIFSYDGAQDHFHRMVQLTTEARKAYKDMIAALEEEAEGRLRETQLSIITTEHENSYLSDTGRTDSRDSEDVPNYIKIWRRKLEEEYNPYALELEKSATADVAVLNSEEHH; from the exons ATGTCGGCGGAGAGGCGGCCGGCACCGCTGCGAGGCGCCGAG gGCATCAAGTTATCAGCAGAGGTCAAACCATTTGTCCCAAAACATGCAGCAGTAACCATGGCATGGGCAGAACCCTCAGCAGCATGTGTCTTTCCTAAGTACTTGACTACATGCTACCCGTTTGTTCAGGAACCATCTTTGGATAA TGCTATGGGAGATCCTGCATTCTGTGAATACTCCAGCAGCTCTTACTCACCTGATGTTGTTTCAAATATGTATCTAGCTGGCTCACACCATCCTTGTAACAACTCAGCACACTGTAATGATTCTGGCATAGTTAGTGAATCTGCCCAGCAAAAGTATCCAATCAGACAAGAAAGTAAGAATCTTTCAAAG CAGAGGAGATCAAAAGAGGGTGAGAAAAAATCAGACAAGAAGAAGCATGATGGAGAGGAGTCTTCTGTCAGAATCATGAACACGACTTCATTCCAGTCTTCTGCATGCAGCAGAGATTCCGTGAAGCCAG ACAGGTTCAGTAAAACTGCAAGCAAGAAGTCAACTCAAACTCCAAAAATAGAGTCTCTTCCTGTACCTGCGTTTGAAACTACTATTTTGGATTTCCACAAGTCACAGAGTTTGGGAAGCAGTGAGACATTGAATGTACATCATAAAAATGGACCAGTATGTTCAGCGGAAAGTAACATTATGTGCCTTAGTCAACCACAGATGTCTCCTTTGTTGAACACAAAG GAAGatgtttctgtggaaaacaaagccccatcaaaaactttaaaagaaacagtagCCGGCTTAATTCCCTCTTCATTTGATGGTAGAG cagcaTTTCCTGAAGCATCTACAGATGGTTCTGCTCAGCCACATCTGTCTTGGGCTATGGTACTTTCACAGCCCCCGAAGAAAACTACGTTGTCATCAGCATCTGAAGGTCTTCCCAGAGGCAAAGGAAAGCAGGATAGTCAAGTAAAG gcagaaacaaaaactgatgCTAATGGAACTGAGCCTGAAGAAGTgtcagcaaagaagaaaaaaaagaaaaagaagaaaaagaaaaacaagtcacCCACTGATGTAGAAAAAACTCAGAATGAATCTACTGCAATACAAGAACCACCAAGGATTGAG gaTGCTGAGGAGTTTCCTGATCTGGCAGCTGCTTCTGATAGGAGAAACAAATCAGGATCTCAGAAACCACCATTTATTCCTGCTGTCACAAAGCAAGCTGAA ATCCATTACCCCAAAGAGCCTTGGGATAGTCGCTCTCCCACACTGGATGGGACTCCTAAAGTAGATGTATTGTCAGGGAAGCAGGCTTCATCTTTACcattagaaaggaagaaaatgcag GAAACATCCAAGAACAGTGGTAAGAAGAGTCAAATTCCTGTGCAACTGGATTTAGGTGGCATGCTGGCGGTCTTGGAGCAGAAACAGCAGACAGAGAAGTCAAAACAATCTTCTAAGCCTGTGGTGTTTTCAG TTGGTGGTGCCATACCATTGCTTTCTAAAGAACCTGCTACAGCCACAAAAAGTCACCGGTTAAATCAAGGAAAGATGCCTCATAACCCTTTGGATTCCAGCGCTCCTTTGGTAaagaaagggaagcagagagaagtCCCTAAAGCAAAGAGACCAACACCTCTTAAAAAG attattctgaaagaaagagagcagCGAAAACAGCAACACCTGCTAGAACAAACAGCAATACCAAAAGATGGAGATAATTGTCTGTCTGCAGAAAATACTACTGAAGGAGAAACACTTCCACAGGATAGTCAAGCAG CTGTTCCTGTAATGCAAGTTGCTGAAGGGTTTCTGGAGAGCACAGGGATCAAAGAGTCTACAGAAAGCTCTATGGCTTCAAAGCAGCTAACTTCTAATCTTCCAAAAATCCACAGTAGGAGATTTAGAGA TTATTGCAGCCAGGTACTTAGCAAAGAAGTTGACAGTTGTGTGACAGATCTCTTAAAAGAACTGGTTCGTTTCCAAGATCGTTTGTATCAGAAAGACCCAGTAAAGGCTAAGATAAAGCGCAGGCTTGTTATGGGGCTTAGAGAAGTTTTGAAACATCTGAGGCTGAAAAAACTGAAGTGTGTCATCATCTCTCCTAACTGCGAAAAGATTCAGTCAAAGG GTGGGTTGGATGAGACACTACATAACATTATCGACTGTGCCTGTGAGCAGAATATCCCATTTGTTTTTGCCCTTAATCGCAAGGCCCTAGGCCGTTGTGTGAACAAAGCAGTGCCTGTGAGTGTGGTGGGAATTTTTAGCTATGATGGGGCTCAG gACCATTTTCATAGAATGGTTCAGCTGACAACAGAGGCCAGGAAGGCCTACAAAGATATGATAGCTGCTTTGGaggaagaagctgaaggaaGACTAAGAGAAACTCAACTTAGCATCATAACCACTGAACATGAAAATAGTTACTTATCAGACACTGGTAGAACGGATTCCAGGGACTCTGAGGACGTACCAAATTATA TTAAAATCTGGAGGAGAAAGCTTGAAGAAGAGTATAACCCCTATGCGCTGGAACTGGAAAAGAGTGCAACTGCTGATGTGGCGGTACTGAATTCAGAAGAGCATCACTAA
- the SECISBP2 gene encoding selenocysteine insertion sequence-binding protein 2 isoform X1, with translation MSAERRPAPLRGAEGIKLSAEVKPFVPKHAAVTMAWAEPSAACVFPKYLTTCYPFVQEPSLDKHRVYAEDLPQDDFSSFSQCPSHSAMGDPAFCEYSSSSYSPDVVSNMYLAGSHHPCNNSAHCNDSGIVSESAQQKYPIRQESKNLSKQRRSKEGEKKSDKKKHDGEESSVRIMNTTSFQSSACSRDSVKPDRFSKTASKKSTQTPKIESLPVPAFETTILDFHKSQSLGSSETLNVHHKNGPVCSAESNIMCLSQPQMSPLLNTKEDVSVENKAPSKTLKETVAGLIPSSFDGRAAFPEASTDGSAQPHLSWAMVLSQPPKKTTLSSASEGLPRGKGKQDSQVKAETKTDANGTEPEEVSAKKKKKKKKKKKNKSPTDVEKTQNESTAIQEPPRIEDAEEFPDLAAASDRRNKSGSQKPPFIPAVTKQAEIHYPKEPWDSRSPTLDGTPKVDVLSGKQASSLPLERKKMQETSKNSGKKSQIPVQLDLGGMLAVLEQKQQTEKSKQSSKPVVFSVGGAIPLLSKEPATATKSHRLNQGKMPHNPLDSSAPLVKKGKQREVPKAKRPTPLKKIILKEREQRKQQHLLEQTAIPKDGDNCLSAENTTEGETLPQDSQAAVPVMQVAEGFLESTGIKESTESSMASKQLTSNLPKIHSRRFRDYCSQVLSKEVDSCVTDLLKELVRFQDRLYQKDPVKAKIKRRLVMGLREVLKHLRLKKLKCVIISPNCEKIQSKGGLDETLHNIIDCACEQNIPFVFALNRKALGRCVNKAVPVSVVGIFSYDGAQDHFHRMVQLTTEARKAYKDMIAALEEEAEGRLRETQLSIITTEHENSYLSDTGRTDSRDSEDVPNYIKIWRRKLEEEYNPYALELEKSATADVAVLNSEEHH, from the exons ATGTCGGCGGAGAGGCGGCCGGCACCGCTGCGAGGCGCCGAG gGCATCAAGTTATCAGCAGAGGTCAAACCATTTGTCCCAAAACATGCAGCAGTAACCATGGCATGGGCAGAACCCTCAGCAGCATGTGTCTTTCCTAAGTACTTGACTACATGCTACCCGTTTGTTCAGGAACCATCTTTGGATAA GCACCGAGTATATGCTGAAGATTTACCCCAGGATGACTTCTCATCTTTTTCTCAATGTCCATCACATAGTGCTATGGGAGATCCTGCATTCTGTGAATACTCCAGCAGCTCTTACTCACCTGATGTTGTTTCAAATATGTATCTAGCTGGCTCACACCATCCTTGTAACAACTCAGCACACTGTAATGATTCTGGCATAGTTAGTGAATCTGCCCAGCAAAAGTATCCAATCAGACAAGAAAGTAAGAATCTTTCAAAG CAGAGGAGATCAAAAGAGGGTGAGAAAAAATCAGACAAGAAGAAGCATGATGGAGAGGAGTCTTCTGTCAGAATCATGAACACGACTTCATTCCAGTCTTCTGCATGCAGCAGAGATTCCGTGAAGCCAG ACAGGTTCAGTAAAACTGCAAGCAAGAAGTCAACTCAAACTCCAAAAATAGAGTCTCTTCCTGTACCTGCGTTTGAAACTACTATTTTGGATTTCCACAAGTCACAGAGTTTGGGAAGCAGTGAGACATTGAATGTACATCATAAAAATGGACCAGTATGTTCAGCGGAAAGTAACATTATGTGCCTTAGTCAACCACAGATGTCTCCTTTGTTGAACACAAAG GAAGatgtttctgtggaaaacaaagccccatcaaaaactttaaaagaaacagtagCCGGCTTAATTCCCTCTTCATTTGATGGTAGAG cagcaTTTCCTGAAGCATCTACAGATGGTTCTGCTCAGCCACATCTGTCTTGGGCTATGGTACTTTCACAGCCCCCGAAGAAAACTACGTTGTCATCAGCATCTGAAGGTCTTCCCAGAGGCAAAGGAAAGCAGGATAGTCAAGTAAAG gcagaaacaaaaactgatgCTAATGGAACTGAGCCTGAAGAAGTgtcagcaaagaagaaaaaaaagaaaaagaagaaaaagaaaaacaagtcacCCACTGATGTAGAAAAAACTCAGAATGAATCTACTGCAATACAAGAACCACCAAGGATTGAG gaTGCTGAGGAGTTTCCTGATCTGGCAGCTGCTTCTGATAGGAGAAACAAATCAGGATCTCAGAAACCACCATTTATTCCTGCTGTCACAAAGCAAGCTGAA ATCCATTACCCCAAAGAGCCTTGGGATAGTCGCTCTCCCACACTGGATGGGACTCCTAAAGTAGATGTATTGTCAGGGAAGCAGGCTTCATCTTTACcattagaaaggaagaaaatgcag GAAACATCCAAGAACAGTGGTAAGAAGAGTCAAATTCCTGTGCAACTGGATTTAGGTGGCATGCTGGCGGTCTTGGAGCAGAAACAGCAGACAGAGAAGTCAAAACAATCTTCTAAGCCTGTGGTGTTTTCAG TTGGTGGTGCCATACCATTGCTTTCTAAAGAACCTGCTACAGCCACAAAAAGTCACCGGTTAAATCAAGGAAAGATGCCTCATAACCCTTTGGATTCCAGCGCTCCTTTGGTAaagaaagggaagcagagagaagtCCCTAAAGCAAAGAGACCAACACCTCTTAAAAAG attattctgaaagaaagagagcagCGAAAACAGCAACACCTGCTAGAACAAACAGCAATACCAAAAGATGGAGATAATTGTCTGTCTGCAGAAAATACTACTGAAGGAGAAACACTTCCACAGGATAGTCAAGCAG CTGTTCCTGTAATGCAAGTTGCTGAAGGGTTTCTGGAGAGCACAGGGATCAAAGAGTCTACAGAAAGCTCTATGGCTTCAAAGCAGCTAACTTCTAATCTTCCAAAAATCCACAGTAGGAGATTTAGAGA TTATTGCAGCCAGGTACTTAGCAAAGAAGTTGACAGTTGTGTGACAGATCTCTTAAAAGAACTGGTTCGTTTCCAAGATCGTTTGTATCAGAAAGACCCAGTAAAGGCTAAGATAAAGCGCAGGCTTGTTATGGGGCTTAGAGAAGTTTTGAAACATCTGAGGCTGAAAAAACTGAAGTGTGTCATCATCTCTCCTAACTGCGAAAAGATTCAGTCAAAGG GTGGGTTGGATGAGACACTACATAACATTATCGACTGTGCCTGTGAGCAGAATATCCCATTTGTTTTTGCCCTTAATCGCAAGGCCCTAGGCCGTTGTGTGAACAAAGCAGTGCCTGTGAGTGTGGTGGGAATTTTTAGCTATGATGGGGCTCAG gACCATTTTCATAGAATGGTTCAGCTGACAACAGAGGCCAGGAAGGCCTACAAAGATATGATAGCTGCTTTGGaggaagaagctgaaggaaGACTAAGAGAAACTCAACTTAGCATCATAACCACTGAACATGAAAATAGTTACTTATCAGACACTGGTAGAACGGATTCCAGGGACTCTGAGGACGTACCAAATTATA TTAAAATCTGGAGGAGAAAGCTTGAAGAAGAGTATAACCCCTATGCGCTGGAACTGGAAAAGAGTGCAACTGCTGATGTGGCGGTACTGAATTCAGAAGAGCATCACTAA
- the SECISBP2 gene encoding selenocysteine insertion sequence-binding protein 2 isoform X2, with protein MSAERRPAPLRGAEGIKLSAEVKPFVPKHAAVTMAWAEPSAACVFPKYLTTCYPFVQEPSLDKHRVYAEDLPQDDFSSFSQCPSHSAMGDPAFCEYSSSSYSPDVVSNMYLAGSHHPCNNSAHCNDSGIVSESAQQKYPIRQESKNLSKQRRSKEGEKKSDKKKHDGEESSVRIMNTTSFQSSACSRDSVKPDRFSKTASKKSTQTPKIESLPVPAFETTILDFHKSQSLGSSETLNVHHKNGPVCSAESNIMCLSQPQMSPLLNTKEDVSVENKAPSKTLKETVAGLIPSSFDGRAFPEASTDGSAQPHLSWAMVLSQPPKKTTLSSASEGLPRGKGKQDSQVKAETKTDANGTEPEEVSAKKKKKKKKKKKNKSPTDVEKTQNESTAIQEPPRIEDAEEFPDLAAASDRRNKSGSQKPPFIPAVTKQAEIHYPKEPWDSRSPTLDGTPKVDVLSGKQASSLPLERKKMQETSKNSGKKSQIPVQLDLGGMLAVLEQKQQTEKSKQSSKPVVFSVGGAIPLLSKEPATATKSHRLNQGKMPHNPLDSSAPLVKKGKQREVPKAKRPTPLKKIILKEREQRKQQHLLEQTAIPKDGDNCLSAENTTEGETLPQDSQAAVPVMQVAEGFLESTGIKESTESSMASKQLTSNLPKIHSRRFRDYCSQVLSKEVDSCVTDLLKELVRFQDRLYQKDPVKAKIKRRLVMGLREVLKHLRLKKLKCVIISPNCEKIQSKGGLDETLHNIIDCACEQNIPFVFALNRKALGRCVNKAVPVSVVGIFSYDGAQDHFHRMVQLTTEARKAYKDMIAALEEEAEGRLRETQLSIITTEHENSYLSDTGRTDSRDSEDVPNYIKIWRRKLEEEYNPYALELEKSATADVAVLNSEEHH; from the exons ATGTCGGCGGAGAGGCGGCCGGCACCGCTGCGAGGCGCCGAG gGCATCAAGTTATCAGCAGAGGTCAAACCATTTGTCCCAAAACATGCAGCAGTAACCATGGCATGGGCAGAACCCTCAGCAGCATGTGTCTTTCCTAAGTACTTGACTACATGCTACCCGTTTGTTCAGGAACCATCTTTGGATAA GCACCGAGTATATGCTGAAGATTTACCCCAGGATGACTTCTCATCTTTTTCTCAATGTCCATCACATAGTGCTATGGGAGATCCTGCATTCTGTGAATACTCCAGCAGCTCTTACTCACCTGATGTTGTTTCAAATATGTATCTAGCTGGCTCACACCATCCTTGTAACAACTCAGCACACTGTAATGATTCTGGCATAGTTAGTGAATCTGCCCAGCAAAAGTATCCAATCAGACAAGAAAGTAAGAATCTTTCAAAG CAGAGGAGATCAAAAGAGGGTGAGAAAAAATCAGACAAGAAGAAGCATGATGGAGAGGAGTCTTCTGTCAGAATCATGAACACGACTTCATTCCAGTCTTCTGCATGCAGCAGAGATTCCGTGAAGCCAG ACAGGTTCAGTAAAACTGCAAGCAAGAAGTCAACTCAAACTCCAAAAATAGAGTCTCTTCCTGTACCTGCGTTTGAAACTACTATTTTGGATTTCCACAAGTCACAGAGTTTGGGAAGCAGTGAGACATTGAATGTACATCATAAAAATGGACCAGTATGTTCAGCGGAAAGTAACATTATGTGCCTTAGTCAACCACAGATGTCTCCTTTGTTGAACACAAAG GAAGatgtttctgtggaaaacaaagccccatcaaaaactttaaaagaaacagtagCCGGCTTAATTCCCTCTTCATTTGATGGTAGAG caTTTCCTGAAGCATCTACAGATGGTTCTGCTCAGCCACATCTGTCTTGGGCTATGGTACTTTCACAGCCCCCGAAGAAAACTACGTTGTCATCAGCATCTGAAGGTCTTCCCAGAGGCAAAGGAAAGCAGGATAGTCAAGTAAAG gcagaaacaaaaactgatgCTAATGGAACTGAGCCTGAAGAAGTgtcagcaaagaagaaaaaaaagaaaaagaagaaaaagaaaaacaagtcacCCACTGATGTAGAAAAAACTCAGAATGAATCTACTGCAATACAAGAACCACCAAGGATTGAG gaTGCTGAGGAGTTTCCTGATCTGGCAGCTGCTTCTGATAGGAGAAACAAATCAGGATCTCAGAAACCACCATTTATTCCTGCTGTCACAAAGCAAGCTGAA ATCCATTACCCCAAAGAGCCTTGGGATAGTCGCTCTCCCACACTGGATGGGACTCCTAAAGTAGATGTATTGTCAGGGAAGCAGGCTTCATCTTTACcattagaaaggaagaaaatgcag GAAACATCCAAGAACAGTGGTAAGAAGAGTCAAATTCCTGTGCAACTGGATTTAGGTGGCATGCTGGCGGTCTTGGAGCAGAAACAGCAGACAGAGAAGTCAAAACAATCTTCTAAGCCTGTGGTGTTTTCAG TTGGTGGTGCCATACCATTGCTTTCTAAAGAACCTGCTACAGCCACAAAAAGTCACCGGTTAAATCAAGGAAAGATGCCTCATAACCCTTTGGATTCCAGCGCTCCTTTGGTAaagaaagggaagcagagagaagtCCCTAAAGCAAAGAGACCAACACCTCTTAAAAAG attattctgaaagaaagagagcagCGAAAACAGCAACACCTGCTAGAACAAACAGCAATACCAAAAGATGGAGATAATTGTCTGTCTGCAGAAAATACTACTGAAGGAGAAACACTTCCACAGGATAGTCAAGCAG CTGTTCCTGTAATGCAAGTTGCTGAAGGGTTTCTGGAGAGCACAGGGATCAAAGAGTCTACAGAAAGCTCTATGGCTTCAAAGCAGCTAACTTCTAATCTTCCAAAAATCCACAGTAGGAGATTTAGAGA TTATTGCAGCCAGGTACTTAGCAAAGAAGTTGACAGTTGTGTGACAGATCTCTTAAAAGAACTGGTTCGTTTCCAAGATCGTTTGTATCAGAAAGACCCAGTAAAGGCTAAGATAAAGCGCAGGCTTGTTATGGGGCTTAGAGAAGTTTTGAAACATCTGAGGCTGAAAAAACTGAAGTGTGTCATCATCTCTCCTAACTGCGAAAAGATTCAGTCAAAGG GTGGGTTGGATGAGACACTACATAACATTATCGACTGTGCCTGTGAGCAGAATATCCCATTTGTTTTTGCCCTTAATCGCAAGGCCCTAGGCCGTTGTGTGAACAAAGCAGTGCCTGTGAGTGTGGTGGGAATTTTTAGCTATGATGGGGCTCAG gACCATTTTCATAGAATGGTTCAGCTGACAACAGAGGCCAGGAAGGCCTACAAAGATATGATAGCTGCTTTGGaggaagaagctgaaggaaGACTAAGAGAAACTCAACTTAGCATCATAACCACTGAACATGAAAATAGTTACTTATCAGACACTGGTAGAACGGATTCCAGGGACTCTGAGGACGTACCAAATTATA TTAAAATCTGGAGGAGAAAGCTTGAAGAAGAGTATAACCCCTATGCGCTGGAACTGGAAAAGAGTGCAACTGCTGATGTGGCGGTACTGAATTCAGAAGAGCATCACTAA